A genome region from Neptunomonas japonica JAMM 1380 includes the following:
- a CDS encoding efflux RND transporter periplasmic adaptor subunit: MFRSVASFILLVSFIASAPEAIKAQELSSVKVVKTIMPLQRLLDGSVEAISQATVSAQTSGVVDQVMVDVGDHVPAGSVILTLVGIDQKETLNQAKASLSEADAQRKAQSQQYERVKALYAKKLLSKANYDSAVASYNSAKARFTSAQAALNRARQQVSYTEIKAAYGGVVSGRHVEVGEAVQPGMPLLSGFDPHHLRVYADLPQSIAAIIREKPLVNVLLDSGVMIAPLKVSFFPVADAATGTVRMRLELPVSENGLYPGKLVKVAVQTGEKARLLVPESSVVYRSEVAGVYVLATSRGDVLPQLRQVRVGSHFANQVEVLSGLMVGEAIAIDPIAAGILTVTASIEEKR; this comes from the coding sequence ATGTTTCGTTCAGTGGCGTCTTTCATTTTGCTGGTTTCTTTCATTGCCTCAGCCCCTGAAGCTATAAAAGCACAAGAGCTAAGTTCGGTAAAGGTTGTGAAAACAATCATGCCATTGCAACGTCTCTTGGACGGAAGCGTTGAGGCTATATCGCAAGCCACGGTATCTGCTCAAACGAGTGGTGTGGTTGACCAAGTTATGGTTGATGTTGGTGATCATGTACCGGCAGGTAGTGTTATCTTAACGCTAGTAGGTATTGACCAAAAAGAAACCCTTAACCAAGCAAAGGCAAGCTTAAGTGAAGCCGATGCGCAGCGTAAAGCGCAAAGCCAGCAATATGAGCGTGTCAAAGCACTTTATGCAAAAAAACTATTATCTAAGGCGAACTATGATAGTGCGGTTGCTAGTTATAACAGTGCTAAAGCACGTTTCACTAGTGCTCAGGCAGCTCTTAACCGTGCGCGTCAGCAAGTTTCATACACCGAAATAAAAGCTGCTTATGGTGGTGTCGTCAGTGGGCGGCATGTTGAAGTGGGCGAAGCTGTGCAGCCTGGTATGCCACTGTTAAGCGGTTTTGATCCACATCACTTGCGTGTTTACGCCGATTTACCCCAATCGATTGCTGCAATTATTAGAGAAAAGCCATTAGTTAATGTGTTGTTAGACAGTGGGGTGATGATTGCCCCTTTAAAAGTTTCGTTCTTTCCTGTTGCTGATGCCGCTACAGGGACTGTACGAATGAGGCTTGAATTACCCGTATCAGAAAACGGTCTATATCCAGGGAAATTAGTTAAAGTTGCGGTGCAAACGGGTGAAAAAGCACGACTACTCGTGCCTGAATCCAGTGTTGTCTATCGTTCTGAGGTTGCGGGTGTGTATGTGCTTGCTACTTCGAGAGGTGATGTATTACCTCAGCTACGTCAGGTACGAGTAGGAAGTCATTTTGCTAATCAAGTTGAAGTGCTTTCCGGACTCATGGTAGGCGAAGCGATTGCAATAGATCCCATAGCCGCGGGCATCTTAACAGTGACTGCCTCGATTGAAGAGAAGAGATAA
- a CDS encoding efflux RND transporter permease subunit, translating to MDKPLGFSGAIANRFMRSQLTPLLALVGLLMGVFAALVTPREEEPQINVTMANVMVPFPGASVTDVEALVSTPLEQVLGEIKDMEHVYSVSSPGMAVLTVQYKVGVERTEALVRLYNAVYSNMDWRPANLGVGPIIVKPKGIDDVPIVALTLHSSDMSRGAYELRQVAHALEAELKRVPGTRDIETIGGPEQTVRVLLDPQKMAARNISITELKEALILSNIAVKAGAFVGDNKYTPVTAGTFFSTRDDLIELVVGMVDGRPVYLQDIAAIKQFAAENKQYVWFAEKGTKVSQPAVTLTVSKKPGENAVDIANHVLERVEHLKGHVIPQGVEVTITRNYGKTANDKANKLIQKLIFATLSVIALVFLALGRREAIVVGAAVVLTLMVTLFASWAWGFTLNRVSLFALIFSIGILVDDAIVVVENIHRHMALDNKTLLEAIPIAVDEVGGPTILATFTVIAALLPMAFVSGLMGPYMSPIPINASMGMLLSLIIAFTFTPWLCHKLLKHNVSPQQNHTSVNTSDKADVAESRLYDVFKRLMMPFLGAGKRLNRYLLGFSLIALIAGAIGLGVMQLVILKMLPFDNKSEFQVVVDMPEGTTLEQTNRVLFELTSSLLNVDEVENVQAYAGTASPIGFNGLVRQYYLRQAANQGDLQVNLADKKQRDRSSHEIALSVRPQLIRIAEQFSASVKVIEVPPGPPVMAPLVAEVYGPDYKGQVAKARELESLFKKTSGLVDIDTSIEANADRVVFEIDRSKAARLGISQADVVSSIAAALGGEDVTYLHTGHAKYPIPVRLELPIAGKADANALLDIKLRSRSGKLIPLSEVVTVLNRVWEKNIYHKDLLPVVYITGDMAGQQDSPLYGMFDMVGKIKKMEQTFISQPEHQYDYSVKWDGEWQITYETFRDMGAAYSVGLILIYLLVVAQFGSYMVPLVIMAPIPLTMIGIMPGHALLNSQFTATSMIGMIALAGIIVRNSILLVDFINHLIARGVALEEAVVSAASVRAKPIILTAVAAMMGAFFILDDPIFNGLAVSLIFGLLVSTLLTLVVIPLLYYSLLRRR from the coding sequence ATGGATAAGCCTTTAGGGTTTTCTGGCGCTATAGCTAATCGGTTTATGCGCTCTCAGCTTACGCCCTTACTTGCATTAGTTGGTTTACTCATGGGGGTCTTTGCTGCATTAGTGACGCCACGTGAAGAAGAGCCGCAAATTAACGTTACCATGGCCAATGTCATGGTTCCCTTTCCTGGGGCTTCTGTTACTGATGTAGAAGCGCTTGTTAGTACACCGTTAGAGCAGGTGTTGGGTGAAATTAAAGATATGGAGCATGTGTATTCTGTATCAAGCCCTGGGATGGCGGTTCTCACCGTACAATATAAGGTAGGAGTTGAGCGAACAGAGGCACTAGTGCGGCTATACAATGCTGTTTATTCAAATATGGATTGGCGGCCGGCAAATTTGGGTGTAGGCCCGATTATTGTTAAACCTAAGGGGATTGATGATGTTCCTATTGTTGCGTTAACCCTACATAGCAGTGACATGTCTCGCGGTGCTTATGAACTTAGGCAAGTCGCTCATGCCTTAGAGGCTGAGCTTAAACGTGTACCTGGCACGCGAGATATCGAGACCATTGGCGGCCCAGAGCAGACTGTACGTGTTCTCTTGGATCCCCAGAAAATGGCAGCACGTAATATTTCTATTACTGAGCTTAAAGAAGCACTAATACTGAGTAATATTGCTGTAAAAGCAGGTGCTTTTGTGGGTGATAACAAATATACACCGGTCACTGCAGGCACTTTTTTTTCGACACGTGATGATCTAATTGAACTGGTTGTCGGCATGGTCGATGGTAGGCCTGTCTATTTGCAGGATATTGCTGCGATCAAACAATTTGCAGCTGAAAATAAGCAGTACGTGTGGTTTGCAGAAAAGGGCACTAAGGTAAGTCAACCAGCTGTCACGTTAACCGTTAGCAAAAAACCAGGTGAGAATGCGGTAGATATTGCCAATCATGTTTTGGAAAGAGTAGAGCATCTAAAGGGTCACGTAATACCGCAAGGTGTTGAGGTTACGATAACCCGGAACTACGGAAAAACGGCTAATGATAAAGCCAATAAATTAATTCAAAAGCTTATATTTGCTACTTTGTCAGTGATTGCTCTGGTTTTTTTAGCGCTGGGGCGACGTGAGGCCATTGTTGTCGGGGCCGCTGTTGTACTGACTTTAATGGTGACACTTTTTGCGTCATGGGCGTGGGGCTTTACCTTAAACAGGGTTTCGTTATTTGCACTGATCTTCTCTATAGGGATCCTGGTCGACGATGCCATTGTTGTTGTTGAAAACATTCACCGCCACATGGCGTTAGATAATAAAACGCTGCTTGAAGCGATTCCTATCGCTGTAGATGAGGTTGGCGGGCCGACGATTCTGGCGACATTTACTGTGATTGCAGCATTATTACCAATGGCGTTCGTCAGCGGCTTAATGGGGCCTTATATGAGCCCTATACCTATTAATGCATCAATGGGGATGTTGTTGTCTTTGATTATAGCGTTTACGTTTACTCCTTGGCTTTGTCACAAACTGCTTAAGCATAATGTCAGTCCACAGCAAAACCATACTTCAGTTAATACTAGTGATAAGGCTGATGTGGCTGAATCACGTTTGTATGATGTTTTTAAACGATTAATGATGCCGTTTTTAGGTGCGGGCAAACGATTAAACCGCTATTTACTCGGCTTTTCATTGATCGCTCTAATCGCAGGCGCTATTGGTTTAGGTGTTATGCAGCTAGTTATTCTGAAAATGCTTCCCTTTGATAATAAAAGTGAATTTCAGGTGGTTGTTGATATGCCTGAAGGTACAACACTTGAGCAGACCAACAGGGTGCTGTTTGAGCTGACTAGCTCACTGCTTAATGTTGATGAAGTAGAGAATGTTCAAGCCTATGCTGGTACCGCTTCACCGATTGGATTCAATGGGCTAGTTCGACAATACTATTTACGCCAAGCGGCTAACCAAGGTGACCTTCAAGTTAATCTCGCTGATAAAAAGCAGCGTGATCGTTCGAGTCATGAGATAGCACTTTCTGTGCGTCCGCAATTAATAAGAATTGCTGAGCAGTTTTCTGCCTCGGTTAAAGTGATTGAAGTACCGCCGGGTCCGCCTGTGATGGCACCCCTCGTAGCTGAAGTTTATGGGCCTGACTATAAAGGGCAAGTTGCCAAGGCACGCGAGCTTGAGAGCTTATTTAAGAAAACCAGTGGATTGGTTGATATAGATACGAGCATTGAAGCAAACGCTGATAGAGTTGTATTTGAGATAGACCGTAGTAAAGCTGCACGATTAGGTATTAGCCAAGCGGATGTTGTATCAAGTATTGCCGCAGCGTTGGGTGGCGAGGATGTTACCTATCTTCATACGGGGCATGCGAAATATCCTATACCCGTTCGGCTAGAACTGCCTATTGCAGGTAAGGCTGATGCCAATGCTTTATTGGATATTAAGTTGAGGAGCCGTTCAGGAAAACTAATACCTCTATCGGAAGTCGTGACAGTTTTGAACAGAGTATGGGAAAAAAATATCTATCATAAAGATTTGCTGCCTGTTGTGTATATTACGGGTGATATGGCAGGTCAGCAGGATAGCCCTCTGTATGGCATGTTTGATATGGTGGGGAAGATTAAGAAAATGGAGCAAACATTCATTAGCCAACCTGAGCATCAATACGACTATTCGGTAAAATGGGATGGTGAGTGGCAAATCACTTATGAAACATTCCGTGATATGGGCGCAGCGTATTCTGTCGGTTTGATTCTTATTTATTTGTTAGTCGTGGCGCAGTTTGGCTCATATATGGTTCCGCTCGTAATTATGGCACCCATTCCACTCACCATGATAGGTATTATGCCAGGACATGCATTGTTAAATTCGCAGTTTACGGCAACATCAATGATTGGAATGATTGCATTGGCAGGTATTATTGTACGTAACTCAATACTGCTGGTGGATTTTATTAATCATTTAATAGCGCGAGGAGTGGCGCTAGAAGAAGCGGTTGTTAGTGCCGCTAGCGTTAGAGCTAAGCCCATCATATTAACGGCTGTGGCCGCTATGATGGGCGCATTCTTTATATTGGATGATCCTATCTTTAATGGCTTGGCAGTTAGTTTGATTTTTGGTTTGTTGGTATCTACCTTGTTGACCTTGGTAGTTATTCCGCTGCTATATTACAGCTTGCTGCGCCGCCGATAA
- a CDS encoding M48 family metallopeptidase, with the protein MNADTIRSQHDLALAAHLMQAPEVIAINKKIAQAEAQGVNGVRRRLLSTSVRLSPAMAPSLTRIAKDCIAKLGVDLPVELYAYSSPHFNAACVKPEEGRLFIMFSSSLLDSFDEEELRFVMGHELGHFIYGHHDIPVGHLLKGGAPISPDLALKLTSWSRFAEISADRAGAFCTQNLHAVARSLFKLSSGVTSSVVRFNLGDFLKQMDDMKLEDGAPGVGAPMEDWFMTHPFSPLRVKALQLFHHSQHMIPMGVNVETLELGVEGIMALMEPSYLESKTDASLAMRHLLFAGCLLVANANGDISKEEIVIFEQFFGQYKYKENFNLEKLREELPKRVDQVVKYNALPKRMQVLRDLCVMAKAENKAHHAEIVVLREIAHRLEVPAFFIEQLLNENPELD; encoded by the coding sequence ATGAATGCAGACACGATTCGCTCACAACATGATTTGGCATTAGCTGCACATTTAATGCAAGCGCCAGAAGTTATCGCCATTAATAAAAAAATTGCTCAGGCAGAGGCTCAAGGAGTTAATGGAGTAAGGCGGCGGCTGCTTTCCACATCGGTTAGGTTAAGCCCTGCTATGGCACCCAGTCTTACACGTATAGCTAAGGACTGTATTGCTAAACTAGGCGTGGATTTACCGGTTGAACTTTATGCTTATTCAAGTCCTCACTTTAATGCCGCCTGTGTAAAGCCTGAGGAAGGGCGCTTGTTTATTATGTTTTCTTCAAGTCTTTTAGATAGCTTTGACGAAGAAGAGTTGCGCTTTGTGATGGGGCACGAGCTTGGGCATTTCATCTATGGCCATCATGATATCCCTGTCGGTCATTTGCTAAAAGGTGGAGCGCCTATATCACCCGATTTGGCATTAAAGCTTACAAGTTGGTCGCGTTTTGCTGAAATTTCAGCTGATCGCGCCGGTGCTTTTTGTACTCAAAACTTACACGCCGTTGCTCGGTCTTTATTTAAGCTGTCTTCGGGGGTGACAAGCTCAGTGGTGCGTTTTAATTTGGGTGACTTTCTTAAACAGATGGATGATATGAAGTTAGAGGATGGCGCTCCTGGGGTTGGTGCTCCAATGGAAGATTGGTTTATGACGCACCCGTTTAGCCCACTTCGAGTGAAAGCCTTGCAGTTATTCCATCACTCGCAACACATGATTCCCATGGGCGTTAATGTTGAGACGTTAGAGCTAGGCGTTGAAGGTATTATGGCTTTAATGGAACCTAGCTATTTGGAGTCTAAAACGGATGCTTCATTGGCAATGCGGCACTTACTCTTTGCTGGATGTTTATTGGTTGCCAATGCCAATGGAGATATTTCAAAAGAGGAGATAGTAATTTTTGAGCAATTCTTTGGGCAGTATAAATACAAAGAAAATTTCAATCTTGAAAAATTACGTGAAGAGTTGCCTAAACGTGTTGACCAAGTGGTTAAATACAATGCTTTGCCAAAACGTATGCAGGTATTGAGAGATTTATGTGTCATGGCAAAGGCTGAAAACAAAGCGCATCATGCTGAGATTGTTGTATTGCGTGAGATTGCTCATCGACTTGAAGTACCTGCTTTCTTTATTGAACAGTTATTAAATGAGAACCCAGAGTTGGACTAA
- a CDS encoding GNAT family N-acetyltransferase, with product MNELGQPLGDELDQWQSCALPERMVIKGKYCRLEPLDPVLHAEQLYEAFIEDMQEANWTYLPYGPFNKFTDFKVWLDVSCEGNDPLFFTVIDNSSSCAIGLASYLRIAPLNGVIEVGHIHFSPKLQKTVMATEVMYLMMKHIFDELGYRRYEWKCDSCNQGSKKAALRLGFKFEGIFRQATIYKGRNRDTAWFSILDKEWPALKLAFEHWLDTSNFDEQGHQKRSLQDC from the coding sequence ATGAATGAATTAGGCCAGCCATTAGGCGATGAACTCGACCAATGGCAGTCGTGTGCTTTGCCTGAACGTATGGTTATTAAAGGTAAGTATTGTCGGCTTGAACCGTTGGACCCAGTTTTACATGCAGAGCAACTGTATGAGGCTTTTATTGAAGATATGCAAGAAGCTAATTGGACATATTTGCCATACGGACCTTTTAATAAATTTACTGATTTCAAAGTATGGTTAGATGTTAGCTGTGAAGGTAATGATCCTCTTTTCTTCACTGTTATTGATAACTCATCCTCTTGTGCCATTGGTTTGGCTAGTTATTTACGTATTGCTCCTTTGAATGGTGTTATCGAAGTAGGACATATACATTTTTCACCGAAGCTTCAAAAAACCGTGATGGCAACTGAAGTAATGTATTTAATGATGAAGCATATATTTGATGAGTTGGGTTATAGGCGTTATGAATGGAAATGTGACTCATGTAATCAAGGGTCAAAAAAAGCAGCGCTTCGTTTAGGCTTTAAGTTTGAAGGAATCTTTCGTCAAGCGACTATCTATAAAGGGCGTAACCGCGATACTGCTTGGTTTTCTATTTTGGATAAAGAATGGCCTGCGTTAAAGCTCGCTTTTGAACATTGGTTAGATACTTCGAATTTTGATGAGCAAGGGCATCAAAAGCGCTCTTTACAAGACTGCTAA
- a CDS encoding GNAT family N-acetyltransferase: MQSSVTVAPLNVEDREQWEALYKNYAHFYEVPMNQAILNTVWSWVFDENNQFFALVAKDDQGRALGLMHFREMPSPLRGTSVGFLDDLYVDSSVRGEGVVEQLFSALTTSAKEHSWPHVRWITAENNYRARAVYDKLASKTHWKTYQLLCD, encoded by the coding sequence ATGCAAAGTTCAGTAACCGTTGCGCCGTTAAATGTTGAGGATAGAGAGCAATGGGAGGCGCTATACAAAAACTATGCTCATTTTTATGAAGTACCGATGAACCAAGCTATCTTAAATACAGTGTGGTCGTGGGTTTTTGATGAAAATAACCAATTCTTCGCATTGGTAGCAAAAGATGATCAGGGGCGTGCTTTGGGGTTGATGCATTTTCGAGAAATGCCATCGCCTTTGCGTGGTACATCGGTAGGCTTCCTTGATGATTTATATGTTGATTCTAGTGTACGTGGAGAAGGTGTTGTTGAGCAGCTTTTTAGTGCGCTTACTACTTCAGCCAAAGAGCATAGCTGGCCGCATGTTAGATGGATTACCGCTGAGAATAATTATCGGGCACGTGCGGTTTATGACAAGTTAGCAAGTAAAACACATTGGAAAACGTATCAGCTACTATGTGATTGA
- a CDS encoding DUF3179 domain-containing protein produces the protein MMRIRLVSFIFSMCLMVGCVSFFSAFALANNGFDLTNASIPAEKILPGGPVKDGIPSIDSPRFIPVDQVSWLKGDDQVLSLSINGVTRAYPIAILNWHEIVNDNISGLPVVVSYCPLCGTGMAFSARVDANVLEFGVSGLLYNSDVLLYDRQTQSLWSQLMSESVSGPMRGSKLEMLALHQMTWAAWQNRYKSGHVLSRDTGHVRDYSRSPYAQYDDTPIIYFPIDFLSRAYHPKERVLGVEVAGKFKAYPFAELAKHGGNRIADKFNGVDLEVQFDAFSRTGEIRLQAGGVPQPAVNAFWFAWYTFHPDTEVFVLP, from the coding sequence ATGATGCGTATTCGCCTTGTATCTTTTATTTTTTCCATGTGCCTAATGGTGGGGTGTGTCAGTTTTTTCTCAGCGTTCGCACTAGCAAATAATGGTTTTGATTTAACTAACGCATCTATTCCAGCAGAAAAGATACTACCCGGCGGCCCTGTTAAAGACGGTATCCCTTCAATTGACTCACCCCGGTTTATTCCTGTTGATCAGGTCAGTTGGTTAAAGGGAGATGACCAAGTGCTGAGTCTGAGTATCAATGGGGTGACACGAGCTTACCCCATTGCGATTTTAAATTGGCATGAGATTGTGAATGATAATATCTCTGGCTTGCCTGTGGTGGTTAGTTACTGCCCTCTGTGCGGAACTGGTATGGCGTTTTCTGCGAGGGTTGATGCAAACGTGTTAGAGTTTGGTGTGTCTGGCCTTTTATATAACAGCGATGTACTGCTGTATGACCGACAAACACAATCTTTGTGGTCGCAGTTAATGAGCGAATCCGTAAGTGGGCCGATGCGAGGAAGTAAGTTGGAGATGCTTGCATTGCACCAAATGACGTGGGCAGCTTGGCAAAATCGTTATAAGAGTGGACACGTTTTGAGTCGTGATACTGGTCATGTTCGTGACTATTCGAGAAGCCCATATGCTCAGTATGATGATACCCCTATCATCTATTTCCCAATTGACTTCTTAAGCCGCGCTTATCACCCCAAAGAACGCGTATTAGGAGTGGAAGTAGCTGGGAAATTTAAAGCGTATCCTTTTGCTGAACTGGCAAAACATGGTGGTAATCGTATTGCAGATAAATTTAATGGTGTTGATTTGGAGGTTCAGTTTGATGCGTTTTCACGTACAGGAGAAATTCGTTTGCAAGCGGGAGGTGTGCCTCAGCCTGCTGTGAATGCATTTTGGTTTGCTTGGTATACCTTCCACCCTGATACCGAAGTATTCGTTTTGCCATAA
- a CDS encoding disulfide bond formation protein B, giving the protein MLSVFRCINRSALFWLAMIVLCISMESIALYYQYVLDYGPCVLCVHIRAWVFALLIISILGFILRKTRLGLIISNLVALAFSIGMLERAYTTLGIERGFVDGSCTLSSGFPSWLALDKWIPYAFEPWEACGYTPELLFGITMAEGLIVLSAGLVIVMLIMILTSLSKR; this is encoded by the coding sequence ATGCTCTCTGTTTTTCGATGTATTAACCGTTCAGCCCTATTCTGGCTAGCAATGATTGTTCTTTGTATTAGCATGGAGTCTATCGCTCTTTATTACCAATACGTACTGGATTATGGCCCCTGCGTACTTTGTGTACATATTCGTGCGTGGGTGTTCGCGTTATTAATTATCTCTATTCTTGGTTTTATACTACGTAAAACACGCTTGGGACTCATTATATCCAACCTAGTCGCGCTTGCATTTTCTATAGGTATGCTAGAGCGAGCTTATACAACACTAGGAATTGAACGAGGCTTTGTTGATGGGAGCTGCACGCTAAGCTCGGGCTTTCCTTCGTGGCTAGCGCTAGACAAGTGGATACCTTATGCATTTGAGCCTTGGGAAGCCTGTGGCTACACTCCTGAGCTACTATTTGGCATCACTATGGCCGAAGGCTTAATTGTTCTATCCGCTGGACTAGTGATTGTGATGTTAATAATGATACTAACGAGTCTATCAAAACGCTAA
- a CDS encoding antibiotic biosynthesis monooxygenase family protein, translating into MYVVIFRAKTRALDSEYFSVANKMREIAIEQFGCIEFTAVTEGANEIALSYWPNEESIRAWKSHAEHKVAQQLGRERWYESYTVQVAHISREYSF; encoded by the coding sequence GTGTATGTAGTCATATTTCGTGCAAAAACACGAGCGTTAGATAGCGAGTATTTTTCCGTTGCAAATAAAATGCGAGAGATTGCAATAGAGCAATTTGGTTGTATAGAATTTACAGCAGTAACAGAAGGTGCCAATGAGATCGCGCTATCCTACTGGCCAAATGAGGAAAGTATTCGCGCTTGGAAATCACATGCCGAGCATAAAGTAGCACAGCAGTTGGGCCGTGAGCGTTGGTATGAGTCATATACTGTGCAAGTCGCACATATTTCACGTGAATATTCGTTTTAA
- a CDS encoding LysE family translocator has protein sequence MELHIWLVYLLAVIGLSLSPGPNGLLALTHGAMYGHKKVLYTISGGTLGFIVLIALSMFGIGALLQASSNALVVLKWCGGAYLIWLGIQLWRSPALHLSVASASADKSGWKLFQEGALSAVSNPKVLLFFGAFLPQFIDPARSLIEQFIVMALTFSVIEFMVEYLLARISYRVKPWLVKSGRRFNQCCGGMFVAIGVALPLSR, from the coding sequence ATGGAACTTCATATATGGCTGGTTTACTTATTAGCGGTCATCGGTTTGTCTCTTTCGCCAGGGCCGAATGGATTATTGGCGCTAACACATGGTGCTATGTATGGACATAAGAAAGTTTTATATACGATCAGTGGAGGTACATTGGGGTTTATTGTGCTCATCGCGCTTTCAATGTTTGGTATTGGGGCATTACTGCAAGCATCGTCAAATGCACTGGTGGTTTTAAAATGGTGCGGTGGTGCTTATCTTATTTGGCTGGGTATTCAGCTATGGCGCTCGCCAGCACTGCACTTATCTGTCGCTTCTGCATCGGCAGATAAAAGTGGTTGGAAACTGTTTCAGGAAGGTGCTTTGTCGGCTGTTTCTAACCCTAAAGTTTTACTGTTTTTCGGCGCTTTTTTACCACAGTTTATTGATCCTGCTCGTAGCTTAATAGAGCAGTTTATAGTGATGGCGCTAACTTTTTCAGTGATAGAGTTTATGGTTGAATATTTACTGGCACGGATTTCATATCGAGTGAAGCCGTGGTTAGTAAAGTCGGGAAGACGTTTTAATCAATGTTGTGGTGGGATGTTTGTAGCAATAGGTGTTGCGCTGCCATTGTCGCGTTAA